The following are from one region of the Capsicum annuum cultivar UCD-10X-F1 chromosome 1, UCD10Xv1.1, whole genome shotgun sequence genome:
- the LOC107840985 gene encoding probable beta-D-xylosidase 2 — protein sequence MSGGISKPTFTLFFFLFLFASVQSARSPFACDPKDGATKKLPFCQINLPIGDRVKDLIGRLTLQEKVKLLGNNAAAVPRLGIEGYEWWSEALHGVSNVGPGTKFGGEFPGATSFPQVITTAASFNASLWEEIGRVVSDEARAMYNGEMGGLTYWSPNVNILRDPRWGRGQETPGEDPVVAAVYAERYVRGLQGNEEGDRLKVAACCKHYTAYDLDNWSGVDRFHFNAKVSKQDIEDTFDVPFRSCVKEGKVASIMCSYNQVNGIPTCADPELLRKTIRGGWGLNGYIVSDCDSVGVFYESQHYTRTPEEAAADAIKAGLDLDCGPFLAQHTENAVHTGILKEAAIDANLANTVAVQMRLGMFDGEPSAQPYGHLGPRDVCSPSHQELALEAARQGIVLLKNHGPALPLSPRRHHTIAVIGPNSDVTVTMIGNYAGVACGYTSPLQGITKYAKTIHEKGCGDVACTDDKLFAGAVNAAHQADATVLVMGLDQSIEAEFRDRTGLLLPGFQQELISEVSKASKGPVVLVLMSGGPVDVTFANDDPRIGGIVWAGYPGQAGGAAIADVLFGAHNPDGKLPMTWYPQEYLNNLPMTTMEMRSNLAKGYPGRTYRFYKGPLVYPFGHGLSYTKFVTTIFEAPKTLAIPIDGRHTFNTTSISNKAIRVTHAKCSKLSIQVHIDVKNVGSKDGSHTLLVFSKPPVGLWAPHKQLVAFQKVHVPARSQQHVAINIHVCKYLSVVDKAGIRRIPIGEHSLHIGDAKHSLSLQASVLGVIKS from the exons ATGAGTGGAGGCATCAGTAAACCAACCTTcactctcttcttttttcttttcctatttgcTTCTGTTCAATCAGCTCGTTCCCCATTCGCCTGTGACCCAAAAGACGGGGCAACTAAAAAACTCCCCTTTTGTCAAATCAACTTGCCCATTGGTGACAGAGTGAAGGACCTCATTGGGCGATTGACATTGcaagaaaaggtgaaattgtTAGGGAACAATGCTGCAGCAGTGCCAAGGTTGGGTATtgaagggtatgagtggtggtcTGAGGCACTTCATGGAGTGTCAAATGTTGGGCCAGGGACTAAGTTTGGTGGTGAATTTCCAGGTGCCACTAGCTTCCCTCAAGTCATCACTACTGCTGCTTCTTTCAATGCTTCATTGTGGGAAGAAATTGGACGG GTGGTATCAGATGAAGCAAGAGCCATGTACAATGGAGAGATGGGAGGTCTGACATATTGGAGTCCAAACGTGAACATATTGCGAGACCCTAGGTGGGGAAGAGGACAGGAGACTCCCGGTGAAGATCCGGTGGTTGCCGCTGTATACGCTGAACGTTACGTGAGAGGATTACAGGGAAACGAAGAAGGTGACCGGCTGAAAGTGGCAGCATGTTGCAAGCATTATACGGCCTACGACCTCGATAACTGGAGTGGGGTTGACAGATTCCACTTTAATGCTAAG GTTAGCAAGCAAGATATTGAAGATACATTTGACGTACCATTTAGAAGTTGTGTTAAAGAAGGTAAAGTGGCTAGTATTATGTGCTCTTACAATCAAGTCAATGGCATACCAACTTGTGCTGACCCAGAACTTCTTCGTAAAACCATACGTGGCGGTTGGGGTCTCAACGGCTATATTGTCTCCGATTGTGACTCCGTTGGAGTTTTCTACGAAAGTCAACACTATACAAGAACACCTGAGGAAGCAGCTGCTGATGCTATTAAAGCAGGCCTGGATTTGGATTGTGGGCCTTTTTTGGCCCAACATACTGAGAATGCAGTGCATACTGGCATTCTCAAAGAGGCTGCTATTGATGCTAATTTAGCTAATACTGTTGCTGTTCAAATGAGGCTTGGGATGTTTGATGGAGAACCATCAGCCCAACCCTATGGGCATCTTGGCCCAAGAGATGTTTGCAGCCCGTCCCACCAAGAACTCGCACTTGAAGCTGCTAGACAGGGCATTGTTCTTCTTAAGAATCATGGGCCTGCTCTTCCTCTTTCTCCTCGACGCCATCATACTATTGCTGTCATTGGACCTAATTCTGATGTTACCGTCACAATGATTGGAAATTACGCAG GTGTTGCATGTGGATACACAAGCCCATTACAAGGAATAACAAAGTATGCAAAGACCATTCACGAAAAAGGTTGTGGTGATGTAGCATGCACTGACGACAAATTATTTGCTGGAGCTGTAAATGCTGCACATCAAGCGGATGCAACAGTGCTAGTAATGGGCCTAGACCAGTCTATTGAGGCTGAATTCAGAGATAGAACTGGGTTACTACTGCCTGGATTCCAACAAGAACTCATCTCCGAAGTATCCAAGGCCTCGAAAGGTCCTGTGGTATTGGTCCTCATGTCTGGAGGCCCAGTTGATGTTACGTTTGCCAATGACGATCCTCGAATTGGCGGTATAGTGTGGGCTGGCTATCCTGGACAAGCTGGTGGTGCTGCCATTGCTGATGTCCTTTTTGGAgcccataatccag ATGGGAAGCTGCCAATGACATGGTATCCACAGGAGTACCTAAACAATTTACCAATGACAACAATGGAAATGCGATCAAACTTAGCCAAAGGCTACCCTGGTAGAACTTACCGTTTCTACAAAGGTCCATTAGTGTACCCATTCGGGCATGGATTAAGCTACACAAAATTCGTAACCACGATTTTTGAAGCTCCAAAAACACTGGCCATTCCAATAGACGGCCGTCATACATTCAACACCACTAGCATATCCAACAAGGCAATCCGAGTGACACACGCAAAATGCAGCAAGCTATCAATTCAGGTTCATATTGATGTGAAAAACGTGGGATCAAAGGACGGTTCGCACACATTGCTCGTATTTTCAAAGCCACCCGTTGGGCTATGGGCGCCACATAAACAATTGGTCGCATTTCAAAAAGTGCACGTCCCAGCAAGATCACAACAACATGTGGCGATAAATATTCATGTGTGCAAGTATTTAAGTGTGGTAGATAAGGCTGGTATTCGAAGAATTCCTATAGGTGAACACAGTCTTCACATTGGTGATGCTAAGCACTCCCTGTCCCTTCAAGCATCAGTTCTTGGAGTTATTAAATcttga